Proteins encoded in a region of the Strix uralensis isolate ZFMK-TIS-50842 chromosome Z, bStrUra1, whole genome shotgun sequence genome:
- the ZNF367 gene encoding zinc finger protein 367, with the protein MAERLPPAAPVFFCQDSPKRVLVSVIKTTPIKPSRGGGEDPAPVPPVPTSPGFSDFMVYPWRWGENAHNVTLSPGGTAVPSALPPPRGGAGRAPAGDEEKAGSPGSGRHRHLKDGIRRGRPRADTVRDLISEGEHSSSRIRCNICNRVFPREKSLQAHKRTHTGERPYLCDYPDCGKAFVQSGQLKTHQRLHTGEKPFVCSENGCLSRFTHANRHCPKHPYARLKREELPDRLSKKQTADNKAVAEWLAKYWETREQRAPALKTKTIEKTDQEQQDPMEYLQSDEEDDEEGNSAHSAARRLRLQEQRERMHGALALIELANLAVAPLRQ; encoded by the exons ATGGCGGAGCGGctgccgccggccgccccggTGTTTTTTTGCCAGGACTCCCCGAAGCGCGTCCTGGTTTCCGTTATAAAAACCACCCCGATCAAGCCCTCGCGGGGAGGCGGCGAGGACCCGGCGCCCGTCCCGCCCGTCCCCACCAGCCCCGGCTTCAGCGACTTCATGGTCTACCCCTGGCGCTGGGGCGAGAACGCCCACAACGTGACCCTCAGCCCCGGCGGCACCGCCGTCCCCTcggccctcccgccgccgcgcgggGGAGCGGGCAGAGCCCCCGCCGGGGATGAGGAGAAGGCGGGGAGCCCGGGCAGCGGCAGACACCGGCACCTGAAG GATGGAATAAGGCGTGGCCGGCCGAGAGCGGACACTGTCCGTGACCTGATCAGTGAAGGAGAGCACTCTTCCAGCAGGATACGTTGCAATATCTGCAACAGGGTCTTTCCACGAGAGAAATCCCTTCAGGCCCACAAGCGAACTCATACCG gtgAAAGGCCTTATTTGTGTGACTATCCAGATTGCGGGAAAGCCTTTGTTCAGAGTGGGCAGCTCAAAACTCACCAGCGTCTCCACACAGGGGAGAAACCTTTCGTCTGCTCAGAGAATG GCTGTTTAAGCAGATTCACGCATGCAAACCGTCATTGCCCCAAACATCCATATGCCCGACTGAAGAGGGAAGAGCTCCCAGACAGGCTGAGTAAGAAGCAGACGGCTGACAATAAAGCTGTGGCTGAGTGGCTAGCAAA ATACTGGGAGACTAGAGAACAGCGTGCTCCTGCTTTGAAAACTAAAACAATCGAGAAAACAGATCAGGAACAGCAGGACCCAATGGAATATCTTCAATCTGATGAAGAGGATGATGAAGAGGGAAACAGCGCTCATTCAGCTGCTCGCCGCCTCCGCCTCCAGGAACAGCGTGAACGCATGCATGGTGCACTGGCTCTCATTGAGCTTGCAAACCTAGCTGTGGCACCACTGCGACAGTAG